In the Helianthus annuus cultivar XRQ/B chromosome 11, HanXRQr2.0-SUNRISE, whole genome shotgun sequence genome, one interval contains:
- the LOC110882688 gene encoding N66 matrix protein-like, with protein sequence MVTPEFKRVERYIWGLAPEFRGMVTSAKPQTITEAVTLAVSLTEDCVRMEKLSLNPTEKTETHAESSGDKKRKHSTLTQATRNNKGSNNKKRDTNPPREAKAFAAANESGTRKYQGTLPKCNRCDFHHVGNCRVGKCGNCGKSGHRTEDCWGKGIGGRNGNGNRNGNGNRNDGGNGDGNNNRIGNEAGRNQGYFKCGSNDHFMRDCPKKDNAQARLNV encoded by the exons ATGGTGACTCcggaatttaagcgcgttgaacgctacatttggggactggCCCCAGAGTTTCGCGGCATGGTAACGTCGGCCAAACCTCAAACAATcaccgaggctgtaactctggctgtcagtctTACTGAGGATTGTGTTCGTATGGAGAAGTTATCATTGAACCCAACAGAGAAGACCGAGACAcatgctgagtcgtccggtgacaagaagagGAAGCATTCGACTCTGACTCAAGCAACTCGCAATAACAAGGGTTCGaacaacaagaagcgtgacactAACCCACCTAGGGAGGCAAAAGCCTTCGCAGCTGCAAATGAGTCTGGAACTAGGAAGTAtcagggcactctgcccaagtgtaacCGCTGTGATTTCCATCATGTGGGAAATTGTCGTGTTGGGAAGTGCGGGAACTGCGGAAAGTCAGGCCATCGTACTGAAGATTGTTGGGGTAAAGGTATTGGAGGCCGCAATGGCAATGGTAATAggaacgggaatggaaaccgTAACGATGGCGGAAATGGGGATGGCAACAATAACCGAATTGGAAATGAAGCCGGGCGAAACCAAGGATACTTCAAGTGTGGAAGCAACGATCATTTCATGAGGGACTGCCCAAAGaaagacaatgctcaggctcgg CTGAATGTGTAG